One Rosa chinensis cultivar Old Blush chromosome 5, RchiOBHm-V2, whole genome shotgun sequence genomic region harbors:
- the LOC112163815 gene encoding uncharacterized protein LOC112163815 produces the protein MYIETTDEKLMCKIFPSSLMGTALTWFQDLKPHSILNFDILSRAFISQYFYNGKKKKDMATLFSTKQKPGEKVGKFFERFTAEMRHVNCDPQFAAIAFREGLLLGTPLGESLLRDPPKDMDNIITRVQGEIRIDKAKEAREAQLTAIVTSREVEWNNTKNDIQSDKGGKPQDYPLEEWFTIHPVTIYKRHGHEGIFEKPPPQPEASDEVERSRYCPLHETRGHGIYKCQGVRPAIVTAMKAGKLLQYKMI, from the coding sequence ATGTACATTGAGACAACCGACGAGAAATTAATGTGCAAGATATTCCCTTCTAGTCTCATGGGGACGGCGTTGACATGGTTCCAAGACCTCAAGCCGCATTCCATACTGAATTTCGACATATTGAGCCGCGCTTTCATTTcacaatacttttataatggcAAAAAAAAGAAGGACATGGCGACTCTTTTCAGTACCAAGCAAAAGCCGGGGGAAAAGGTAGGGAAATTTTTCGAAAGATTTACAGCTGAAATGCGCCATGTTAATTGTGATCCCCAATTCGCCGCGATCGCCTTCCGAGAAGGATTGCTTTTGGGGACGCCATTAGGCGAAAGTTTGCTGCGTGATCCGCCAAAGGACATGGACAACATCATTACAAGGGTTCAGGGGGAGATCAGAATTGACAAAGCCAAAGAAGCACGCGAAGCCCAACTCACTGCTATTGTCACCTCGAGAGAAGTTGAATGGAATAACACAAAGAATGACATTCAGAGTGATAAAGGAGGGAAGCCCCAAGATTATCCCCTTGAAGAATGGTTTACGATTCACCCCGTGACCATATACAAAAGACACGGTCATGAAGGAATATTTGAAAAGCCGCCCCCCCAACCGGAGGCTAGTGACGAGGTTGAAAGAAGTCGATATTGCCCGCTCCACGAGACAAGGGGGCACGGAATATATAAGTGTCAGGGAGTGCGACCAGCAATCGTTACAGCAATGAAGGCTGGTAAACTCCTTCAGTATAAAATGATATAA